DNA sequence from the Brevundimonas sp. NIBR10 genome:
CTCTTAGCAGACGCGAATAGTTGGCTTGAAGTTGCTGGTGTTACACCCAGCCTACCCAAAAACCCGGAACTGATTTGGGGTTGTCGCAATGACCCCGCCGGAGACCATCCCAAAAACTGCTTCCATCGGGCCGCAATCGAAGCAGGACTAGATGACTCAGTTGACACTCGAAATCGGCTAGCCGCAGCGGTGACGATCACGACCGTAGTGAAAAAATGCCCACACAGTTTCGCTCCGTTTGTCGCGGAATTGGCTGCAGAGACCGCTGCGCCTAGAGTATCCGCTCTATAGTTTTCAAAGGGACTCAATAGCTCGTCACTCAATAAGGTGGGTGGATGGCCGAAGATGACGCCCCCTGGAGCACGCTCGGCTTCGCCGAAGAGGCGGCGGTCTTCAGGGGGCCGACCCAGAACGCGCGCGTCCTGAGCGAGGGCTGGGTCGCCGCCAACGCCTTCTGTCCCAGCTGCGGCTCGACGCCCCTGACCGCCTTCGCGGCCAACTCGCCCGTGGCCGACTTCCACTGCGGCGTCTGCGCCGAGGAATACGAGCTCAAGGCCACCATGGGCCGCACGGACTGACCTGGCCCATCTCCCGTTGGGTGGAGGGCTTGAGGCTCGGAGAGCGTAGCGAGCCGCCAGCCGAAAGGGTGAGGGTCGGGTTTCTCAGTCGGCGTAAGCCGTTGCACGGGCGGGGATACGGCTGACGCCGATTTCGACGGTAGCCCCTCACCCTTTCGCGCAAGAACGACCGCTTCGCGCTCGTGCGCTCAAGCCCTCTCCCGCCGGGAGAGGGGAGCAGGACAGGCCGGAGTTCACCCTGGCCGAGGTCTATGGGTTCGAGGCGCGGCTGGCGGCGATCTATCCGGGCAACAACAATGTGCGGCCCAAGATCAGGCAGCAGTTGCAGGTGCTGCGGGACATGGGGTGGCTGGCGTTCAACGGGCGGGGGACGTATCGGCGGACGTGAGGCCGACCTCCCCCTTCCCTTCTCCCCTTGCGGGAGAAGGTGGCAGCCGAAGGCTGACGGATGAGGGGTCGCACGGCCTCGACGGTGGCGACCGAGACTGCGAGTTCAAAGATCGGCGTGACCCCTCATCCGACTTCGCTTCGCTCAGCCACCTTCTCCCGCAAGGGGAGAAGGAATCCCGGCTTGTCCAGCGCCTCGAACTTGCGAACTTCGCGCCTCCAATCCCTTGCCCTGCAAGGGATTGCCCCGAGAAACACCCCCTCCGACGCGCCCAGGGTCAAAAGCCCTCTATGATGCTTTCCGTCCCGTCGCGGGGAAGGGCGCAAGGCCTTGCGATCTTGTTGCGGCGGGGGTGTGTGGAGCGGGGCGGTCGAGGCCTCGTCCCTGGTCAGCCTTGGCGAGCTCCGAGGTCCGGTTTCGACCGGGCGCGGCGCCCGGGGGATCGGGGGCGGTGTCGCCGGTCGTGCAAAGGATCTGGCGCAGAGAGTCGGATCGTTCAGGGGATGGCTCTGCAAGGGGGCCACCTTCCCGCCGGGGGCGCGGTAGCGGCAAGGGGTTAACACCCCCGCTGGTTCGGGAGACCGAGCCGTACAGCTCCCGGAAAACCACATACGCGGAGCGTTCGTCTTTCGCCGAAACGGTAATCACTATCCCTATTCCGGGCGAAGGCCCGGACGCTCCGCCGGCCCTTCCCACCTCCCGACGCTTCGCGGCGGGAGCCCGTTGAATCACGTCATCCCCGGACAACGAGGCGCAAGCCGAGGCCGATCCGGGGAGGCGCGTGAGGGCGAAGAGGTGTGCGCGGTTGAGTGCTAGTGCCAGTGCTAGTGAGCCAGGCGTGAGGGGTTGGCCGCGGCCGTGCTTCGGACTGTTGCCACCGTGCTTGGGGTGACGCTCATTCCTTGCTCACTAGCACTGGCACTAGCACCCGCACTGCCGGACGCCCCTAGACCAGCGCCCCCCACGCGATCGGATGCACCCGGTCCCGGCCGAGCGCGGCCGCCAGCGGGGGGCTGGCGAACAGGGCGGCGATGGCGGGGTCGCGGACGTTCAGGCCGCCGGTGAAGGCCCCGAAGGCGGGCAGGATCACGCGCCGGCCGTCGGTGATGAAACAGGGGCGGCGGACGCGTCGCGCATGGGCGACGACGGTGGCCGAGGGGTGCAGATGGCCCGCGACCTCGCCCGGCTGGTCGCCCGCTTGCGGCTCGTGGACGAGGCGGAGGGCACCGAGGCTCAGGGTCTCGACCACCGATCCGGGCAGGCGGTCGAGGTCGGCGCCCAGCGCGTCGCGGTCGTGGTTGCCCTCCAGCCACAGCCAGTCGCGGCC
Encoded proteins:
- a CDS encoding DpnI domain-containing protein translates to MAEDDAPWSTLGFAEEAAVFRGPTQNARVLSEGWVAANAFCPSCGSTPLTAFAANSPVADFHCGVCAEEYELKATMGRTD
- the pdeM gene encoding ligase-associated DNA damage response endonuclease PdeM, translated to MTALRRTETWRMTLSPSRSRCGGLHVTIAGERCVMRCSGALHVLDHDVLIAADLHLEKGSAYAARGQMLPPYDSAATLSRLEDEIAELNPARVVLLGDSFHDRRSIPRMAEADLRSLERMAFGRDWLWLEGNHDRDALGADLDRLPGSVVETLSLGALRLVHEPQAGDQPGEVAGHLHPSATVVAHARRVRRPCFITDGRRVILPAFGAFTGGLNVRDPAIAALFASPPLAAALGRDRVHPIAWGALV